From the genome of Methanothermobacter sp., one region includes:
- a CDS encoding METTL5 family protein, producing MGYRILKKRHLEILLEKVPDYASPKASLEQYKTPSVIAADILWFAYNLGDIHGKHVMDLACGTGIFAIGAAMLGARKVFAVDIDKEALEIAMGAAEELDVADKIQFIEADIKDSIMEFSRLGVDTLIQNPPFGSQRMVKRGADRIFIEGSLKISPVVYSFHMMGSEDFVTRYFETIGGKITHKLYYRFPIPRIYNFHRKDSKLVDVIVLRIIKT from the coding sequence ATGGGGTATAGGATATTAAAGAAGCGGCATCTTGAAATTTTACTTGAAAAGGTACCAGATTATGCTAGTCCTAAAGCGAGTTTGGAACAGTATAAGACCCCGTCGGTTATCGCTGCGGACATTCTATGGTTTGCATATAATCTTGGTGATATTCATGGCAAACATGTTATGGACTTAGCTTGTGGCACTGGTATATTTGCTATTGGAGCTGCCATGCTAGGAGCTAGGAAGGTTTTCGCTGTGGACATTGACAAGGAGGCCTTAGAGATTGCTATGGGGGCGGCCGAAGAATTAGATGTTGCCGATAAGATACAATTCATAGAAGCTGATATAAAGGATAGTATTATGGAATTTTCAAGATTAGGGGTTGATACGCTGATCCAGAACCCGCCATTTGGATCCCAGAGGATGGTTAAGCGCGGTGCTGACAGGATATTTATTGAAGGATCCCTTAAAATTTCCCCTGTTGTTTATTCATTCCATATGATGGGATCTGAGGATTTTGTCACAAGATACTTTGAAACAATAGGTGGAAAAATAACCCATAAATTATATTATAGGTTCCCCATACCAAGAATATACAATTTCCATAGAAAGGATTCTAAACTTGTTGATGTTATTGTCTTGAGGATTATCAAAACCTAA
- a CDS encoding FumA C-terminus/TtdB family hydratase beta subunit: MEAKLKTPLFDEDIKKLKIGDVVYISGTIFTARDRAHKKMIKEGAPYNLEGTVIFHAGPIIKQKGPLEGDIIDEPPVDLIVVGPTTSTRMNPYQPKIISLGVKAIIGKGGMDKNVQDALTKECAVYLAAVGGCAALYGESVKEVKKVYWPSLGIPEAIWEFEVQEFGPLIVAMDSKGENLYERVKR; encoded by the coding sequence GTGGAAGCGAAACTTAAAACACCATTATTTGATGAAGACATTAAAAAGCTCAAGATAGGCGATGTCGTCTATATTTCAGGGACTATATTCACAGCCCGCGACCGTGCACATAAAAAAATGATAAAAGAAGGGGCACCATACAACCTAGAAGGGACAGTAATATTCCACGCAGGACCCATAATAAAACAGAAAGGGCCACTAGAAGGAGATATTATAGATGAACCTCCAGTAGATCTCATAGTTGTAGGACCCACAACAAGCACTAGAATGAACCCATACCAGCCCAAGATCATAAGCTTAGGTGTTAAGGCCATAATAGGCAAAGGTGGCATGGATAAGAATGTTCAAGATGCTCTAACTAAAGAATGTGCAGTTTACCTTGCGGCAGTGGGGGGATGCGCAGCACTTTACGGAGAAAGTGTTAAGGAGGTTAAGAAAGTCTATTGGCCAAGTCTCGGCATCCCAGAGGCTATATGGGAGTTCGAAGTCCAAGAATTCGGGCCATTAATCGTTGCCATGGATTCTAAGGGTGAAAATTTGTATGAAAGGGTTAAACGTTAG
- the rpl3p gene encoding 50S ribosomal protein L3, giving the protein MARHHQPRKGSLAYSPRKRAAKETPRIKSWPKIQELKPLAFAGYKAGMTHITMVDNRKNSPTEGMEITTPVTVIETPPITVMGVRAYEKTSRGLRTLSDVLADNMKEDLKRKISTPGDNYNKDAAIQKIEDNMDYVQEIRILVHTNPRLAALPKKKPEIFECAIGGENIQEKLEYALELLGEDIRISEVFSEGEYIDSIAVTKGKGFQGPVKRWGIRIQYGKAARSSKGRHIGSLGPWTPSRTMWTVPQAGQMGYHRRTEYNKKILKIGEASEADQINPKGGFIRYGLIKNDYILLKGSVPGPAKRLIILRKAIRAPEKGVEAPQVTYISTASKQGT; this is encoded by the coding sequence ATGGCTAGACATCATCAACCAAGAAAAGGATCACTAGCATACAGTCCAAGAAAAAGGGCTGCGAAAGAAACACCCAGGATAAAATCCTGGCCAAAAATCCAAGAGTTGAAACCACTAGCCTTCGCCGGTTACAAAGCCGGCATGACCCACATTACAATGGTAGATAATAGGAAAAATTCGCCCACAGAGGGTATGGAGATCACAACACCCGTCACAGTAATAGAAACCCCACCAATCACTGTAATGGGAGTTAGAGCCTACGAAAAAACCAGCAGAGGACTCAGGACATTATCAGATGTCCTAGCCGATAACATGAAAGAAGATCTTAAAAGGAAAATATCCACACCAGGAGACAACTACAACAAGGATGCAGCAATCCAAAAAATAGAAGATAACATGGACTACGTCCAAGAGATAAGGATATTAGTCCATACTAACCCCAGATTAGCAGCGCTGCCAAAAAAGAAGCCAGAAATCTTTGAATGCGCCATAGGCGGTGAAAACATCCAAGAAAAACTAGAATATGCACTAGAATTACTCGGAGAGGACATCAGAATAAGCGAGGTTTTCTCAGAAGGAGAATACATTGATTCAATAGCAGTGACCAAGGGTAAAGGGTTCCAAGGGCCAGTGAAAAGATGGGGTATCAGAATACAATATGGTAAAGCAGCGAGAAGCAGCAAAGGAAGACACATAGGATCTTTAGGCCCATGGACACCTTCAAGGACAATGTGGACAGTCCCACAAGCAGGACAAATGGGCTACCATAGAAGGACAGAATACAACAAGAAAATACTCAAGATAGGAGAAGCCTCAGAAGCCGACCAAATAAATCCAAAAGGTGGATTCATAAGATACGGGCTCATAAAAAACGATTACATCCTCCTAAAAGGTTCAGTACCAGGCCCCGCCAAAAGGCTGATAATCCTGAGAAAAGCCATAAGGGCGCCTGAAAAAGGTGTTGAAGCACCCCAGGTAACATATATAAGCACAGCATCAAAACAGGGCACCTAA
- a CDS encoding acetyl-CoA carboxylase biotin carboxylase subunit translates to MFNKVLVANRGEIAIRVMRACRELNIKSVAIYSDADKNSLFARYADESHPLGGSTPSESYLRVDKIIDIAEKSGAEAIHPGYGFLAENPKLGMECEKHGIKLIGPKSSVIEAMGDKIRARKLMKKAKVPVVPGTVEGVKDAEKAVEIAEEIGYPVIVKASAGGGGIGMRTVYEEDELVRAIESTQSVASSAFGDPTVYIEKYLEKPRHIEFQVLADEHGNIIHLNERECSIQRRHQKLIEEAPSPIMTPELREKMGAAAVRAAKHIGYTNAGTVEFLYSNGDFYFLEMNTRVQVEHPITEVITGVDIVKEQIRIAAGEELCCSQDEIGINGHAIECRINAEDPLSDFKPTPGRITGYRSPGGIGVRVDSGVYMNYEIPSYYDSMISKLIVWGRDRAEAIERMKRALAEYIILGVKTTIPFHKAIMRNEAFNRGELHTHFVDHHRKQIEEEMRRIVIEDKEMVTRLQSTFLPSKKVAAISAAIGNYMASNKKVL, encoded by the coding sequence ATGTTCAACAAGGTTCTCGTTGCAAACCGTGGTGAAATAGCCATAAGGGTTATGAGAGCATGCAGAGAACTTAATATCAAAAGTGTCGCCATATACTCAGACGCTGATAAAAATTCATTATTCGCACGTTACGCTGACGAATCACACCCCCTCGGCGGTTCAACACCATCCGAAAGCTACCTAAGAGTGGATAAAATAATAGACATAGCAGAAAAATCTGGTGCAGAGGCTATACACCCAGGTTACGGTTTCCTAGCCGAAAACCCGAAACTTGGCATGGAATGTGAAAAACATGGAATAAAACTCATAGGCCCCAAAAGTTCAGTTATCGAGGCCATGGGCGACAAGATAAGGGCTAGGAAACTCATGAAAAAGGCCAAAGTCCCCGTTGTCCCCGGTACAGTTGAAGGCGTGAAGGATGCTGAAAAGGCCGTTGAAATCGCCGAGGAGATAGGCTACCCTGTCATAGTAAAAGCATCCGCCGGGGGCGGTGGTATAGGTATGAGAACAGTCTATGAAGAAGACGAGCTTGTAAGGGCTATCGAATCCACACAATCGGTAGCATCATCAGCCTTTGGGGATCCCACCGTTTATATAGAGAAGTACCTTGAAAAGCCCAGGCACATTGAATTCCAGGTGCTGGCAGATGAACACGGGAACATAATACACCTTAATGAAAGAGAATGTTCAATACAGCGCAGGCACCAGAAATTGATAGAAGAGGCACCCTCACCTATAATGACACCCGAACTCAGGGAGAAAATGGGTGCAGCAGCTGTCAGAGCCGCCAAGCATATAGGTTACACCAATGCAGGTACTGTTGAATTCCTATACTCCAATGGGGATTTCTATTTTCTAGAGATGAACACAAGAGTGCAAGTGGAACATCCCATAACAGAGGTCATAACAGGTGTGGACATAGTTAAGGAACAGATAAGGATCGCCGCCGGCGAGGAACTCTGCTGCTCGCAGGATGAAATAGGGATAAATGGGCACGCCATTGAATGTCGTATAAATGCCGAAGATCCACTATCAGACTTCAAGCCGACACCAGGTAGGATAACAGGTTACAGGTCACCTGGTGGTATAGGAGTTAGGGTTGACAGTGGCGTTTATATGAACTACGAGATACCGAGCTACTATGATTCAATGATATCAAAACTTATAGTATGGGGCCGTGACCGTGCAGAGGCCATTGAAAGGATGAAAAGAGCCCTCGCAGAGTATATAATACTGGGTGTTAAGACCACCATACCATTCCATAAAGCTATAATGAGGAACGAGGCCTTCAATAGGGGCGAACTCCACACGCACTTTGTAGATCATCATAGGAAGCAGATAGAAGAGGAAATGAGGAGGATAGTCATCGAAGATAAAGAGATGGTAACCAGGTTACAATCAACGTTTCTGCCTTCAAAAAAGGTTGCCGCGATCTCAGCGGCAATAGGAAATTATATGGCATCCAATAAAAAGGTGTTATAA
- the rtcA gene encoding RNA 3'-terminal phosphate cyclase — translation MLEIDGSFGEGGGALVRISTALAALTSTPIKIYNIRANRPKKGLSYQHLTAIKALAKITEAKLKGAKIGSMEIKFTPQKIKGGTFYFDVKTAGSIGLVLQALMIPAAFAEDKTKFKIRGGTDVKWSPPIDYLKNVTLPLLEKMGYKAKIKLLKRGYYPKGGGIIEAKIQPIKKLKPIKLTKTRIKSIKGISHAGRLPLHVAERQARAAQKELQKEGLDAEIRTEHSNDTLSPGSGIILWAEGNTRIGASSLGEKGKPAEIVGKEAAEELIRFLEEGLPIDKYMGDQIIPYMSIAGKSIIKTVEFSMHAYTNIHVTEKITGKKFKVRGDLGKPATIECP, via the coding sequence TTGCTTGAAATCGACGGATCATTCGGTGAAGGAGGAGGAGCCCTCGTAAGAATATCCACAGCACTCGCAGCCCTAACATCAACCCCAATAAAAATATACAACATAAGAGCTAACAGACCCAAAAAAGGCCTCTCATACCAACACTTAACAGCAATCAAAGCACTAGCCAAAATAACAGAAGCCAAACTAAAAGGGGCCAAGATAGGATCCATGGAAATCAAATTCACCCCACAAAAAATAAAAGGGGGAACCTTCTACTTTGATGTTAAAACTGCAGGTAGCATAGGACTAGTACTCCAGGCACTGATGATACCCGCAGCATTCGCAGAAGACAAAACAAAATTCAAGATACGAGGCGGAACCGACGTCAAATGGTCACCACCAATAGACTACCTAAAAAATGTAACATTACCCCTACTAGAAAAGATGGGCTACAAAGCAAAAATAAAACTACTAAAAAGAGGATACTATCCAAAAGGTGGAGGCATCATAGAAGCAAAAATACAACCCATAAAAAAACTAAAACCAATAAAATTGACAAAAACAAGGATAAAATCCATAAAAGGGATATCACATGCCGGTAGACTCCCACTACACGTTGCCGAGAGACAAGCGCGGGCAGCCCAAAAAGAACTACAAAAAGAGGGATTAGACGCAGAAATAAGAACAGAACATTCCAATGATACCCTTTCACCAGGCTCAGGTATAATACTCTGGGCCGAAGGCAACACCAGAATAGGGGCCAGTTCACTCGGCGAAAAGGGAAAACCGGCAGAAATCGTTGGAAAAGAAGCCGCAGAAGAGCTGATAAGATTCCTAGAAGAAGGGTTGCCAATAGATAAATACATGGGTGATCAGATCATACCATACATGTCAATCGCGGGAAAATCCATAATAAAAACTGTTGAATTCTCAATGCACGCCTATACCAACATACATGTCACAGAGAAGATTACAGGCAAAAAATTTAAAGTAAGAGGAGATCTCGGAAAACCTGCCACCATAGAATGTCCCTAA
- a CDS encoding DUF6282 family protein, translating to MKGLNVSLEGMIDTHIHPGPDIVPRLLDDIEVAREAQVEGMDAIVIKNHVEPTASRARIASKLTGLKVIGGVTLNETIGGLNPSAVKASAKLGGRFVWMPTISREKINISNIEDVLEVIAEHDLVLATGHLKPYEILEVIDLAKSTGIRRILVNHPLTRIVGASLEEQKEMSKGALLEHCLVACFHEKLPLGRIIEAIKYVGYKKCIIATDLGQEHNPSPVDGLKWFIGSLLQGGLKERHINWMCSSAPKKLIF from the coding sequence ATGAAAGGGTTAAACGTTAGCCTAGAAGGGATGATCGACACCCACATTCACCCGGGGCCAGATATAGTGCCTAGATTATTGGATGATATTGAAGTTGCAAGAGAAGCCCAAGTCGAAGGAATGGATGCTATAGTAATAAAAAATCATGTCGAACCAACCGCTTCAAGAGCCAGGATAGCATCTAAGCTCACAGGCTTGAAGGTCATAGGTGGCGTGACACTCAACGAAACCATTGGAGGTTTGAACCCCAGTGCAGTGAAGGCCTCGGCAAAACTTGGAGGCAGATTTGTGTGGATGCCGACAATTTCAAGGGAAAAAATTAACATTTCAAACATAGAGGACGTCCTGGAAGTCATAGCAGAACATGACCTAGTACTTGCAACAGGACACCTTAAACCATATGAGATACTCGAGGTTATAGATTTAGCAAAATCCACTGGGATACGAAGAATACTAGTCAATCACCCCCTGACTAGAATAGTGGGTGCAAGTCTAGAAGAACAAAAGGAAATGTCAAAGGGGGCCCTACTTGAACATTGCCTCGTAGCATGTTTCCATGAAAAATTACCCTTGGGTAGGATTATAGAGGCCATAAAATATGTTGGATATAAGAAGTGTATAATTGCCACAGACCTTGGCCAAGAACATAACCCATCACCTGTAGATGGACTCAAATGGTTTATAGGATCTCTACTCCAAGGTGGATTAAAAGAAAGGCACATCAATTGGATGTGTTCATCAGCTCCCAAAAAATTAATATTCTAA
- a CDS encoding biotin--[acetyl-CoA-carboxylase] ligase, producing the protein MNYKVLEFLYENREKFASVDEIASKLGLELDKVLEILKILEDRGYKFEKSEEGYRLKEPSDDLSPSKIKKGLKTRYIGRKIYCFDEVDSTNIIAKELAEDDASEGTVVIAKTQTRGRGRRGKKWISPRGGIWMSIILRPEIPPAEAPHLTLVTGVAVAKLLKREFGLDVGIKWPNDILIGDRKVCGILTEAHARFNTIEYIVVGIGIDTNVDVDLFPEEFREGATSLKKELKRDVDSVDLIRKLLVEFEKVYEDFKKGMFSEILNEWRRFSKTIGSYVEIRKQLGEIVRGEAVGVNSEGALILELDNGKLRKIVSGECIHLR; encoded by the coding sequence ATGAATTATAAGGTTCTTGAGTTCCTATATGAAAACAGGGAAAAGTTCGCATCTGTAGATGAGATAGCGTCAAAATTGGGCCTTGAACTTGATAAAGTCTTGGAAATACTTAAAATCCTTGAGGATAGGGGTTATAAGTTTGAGAAATCAGAGGAAGGGTACAGGTTAAAGGAGCCAAGTGATGATTTATCACCATCTAAGATAAAAAAGGGCTTAAAGACACGTTATATCGGCAGAAAAATCTACTGTTTTGATGAAGTCGACTCCACCAATATTATAGCTAAAGAACTCGCGGAAGACGATGCTAGTGAGGGTACGGTTGTCATAGCAAAGACCCAAACAAGGGGTCGAGGTAGGCGGGGTAAAAAGTGGATATCACCTCGTGGCGGTATATGGATGTCAATAATATTAAGGCCAGAGATACCGCCTGCTGAGGCCCCCCATTTAACCCTTGTAACCGGTGTTGCAGTTGCTAAACTCCTTAAGAGGGAGTTTGGTTTAGATGTTGGGATAAAATGGCCCAATGATATACTTATTGGGGACAGGAAAGTCTGCGGTATATTGACAGAGGCTCATGCCCGTTTTAACACCATAGAATATATTGTTGTGGGTATAGGGATAGATACGAACGTTGACGTGGACTTGTTCCCAGAAGAGTTCCGTGAAGGGGCCACATCCCTCAAAAAGGAGCTTAAGAGGGATGTTGATTCTGTTGATCTTATTAGGAAGCTTTTAGTCGAATTTGAGAAAGTTTATGAGGACTTTAAAAAGGGAATGTTCTCTGAGATATTAAATGAGTGGAGAAGATTCTCAAAGACTATAGGAAGTTATGTTGAGATCAGGAAGCAGTTGGGCGAAATCGTGAGAGGTGAGGCTGTTGGTGTGAACAGTGAGGGTGCTCTTATATTAGAATTGGATAATGGGAAATTAAGGAAGATAGTTTCGGGGGAGTGCATACATCTAAGATAG
- a CDS encoding putative RNA uridine N3 methyltransferase encodes MYKRCLSIFIPDTLTEETRDPKIKTYKVGIIGRAAAIFKVDEIIIYKDEGEGEAKFIRDILAYMDTPQYLRRKVFPLTPNLKHVGVLPPLRTPHHPIGKPQVGEYRQGLTLKRTRRGTIVDIGADRPALTREKLTVNKILTFKVIKYGKNIIVEPEEPEDVYWGYKVKDTGKSLPEALKSEKKDVVIATSKYGAPLTSILDEVKSRLEKAHEVAILFGGPYKGLPTTIKADFTLNTIPDQGTETVRTEEAVLATLSIFNIIRKIQ; translated from the coding sequence ATGTATAAAAGATGTTTATCCATATTCATCCCAGACACCTTAACAGAGGAGACAAGGGATCCTAAAATAAAAACATATAAGGTTGGTATAATAGGCCGTGCAGCAGCCATATTCAAAGTCGATGAAATCATAATCTACAAGGATGAAGGTGAAGGTGAGGCAAAGTTTATTAGGGATATCCTAGCTTATATGGATACACCTCAATACCTTCGAAGGAAGGTTTTCCCCCTAACACCTAACCTGAAGCATGTGGGTGTGCTCCCACCACTTCGAACCCCACATCATCCAATAGGCAAACCACAGGTTGGCGAATACAGACAAGGACTAACCCTCAAGAGGACCAGAAGAGGGACCATAGTCGATATAGGAGCTGACAGACCAGCCTTAACCAGGGAAAAGCTTACAGTGAACAAGATACTAACCTTCAAAGTAATAAAATATGGTAAGAATATAATAGTAGAACCAGAGGAACCAGAAGATGTGTACTGGGGATACAAGGTAAAGGATACGGGTAAAAGCCTCCCAGAGGCCCTAAAATCTGAGAAGAAGGATGTTGTCATAGCAACATCCAAGTATGGCGCGCCCCTTACTTCTATTCTAGATGAAGTAAAATCCAGATTAGAAAAAGCCCATGAAGTGGCTATTTTATTCGGAGGTCCTTACAAGGGGTTACCAACAACGATCAAAGCGGACTTCACATTAAATACGATTCCAGACCAGGGAACCGAAACAGTAAGGACCGAGGAAGCTGTACTAGCAACCTTATCAATATTTAACATAATAAGAAAAATCCAATAG
- the rpl4p gene encoding 50S ribosomal protein L4 has product MKIKVYSLDGEPVDEIKLPKIFSEEYRPDLIKRAVISAQTARIQPWGSDPMAGKRTSAESYGAGRGIAMVPRIKGGQRAAFVPQAVGGRKAHPPKPYKNYHERINTKERRLAIRSAIAATANKELVKKRGHIIDKIPEIPLVVDDELSKIKKTKETRKIFKKLGIIEDIIRAKEGKKIRAGKGKMRGRKYRTPKGPLIVVHDDKGIRLGARNHPGIDIVRVENLNAELLAPGTHPGRLTVYTKSAIEKLDKLFKIGV; this is encoded by the coding sequence ATGAAAATTAAAGTTTACTCACTAGATGGAGAACCAGTAGACGAGATCAAACTGCCTAAAATATTCAGTGAAGAATACAGACCAGACCTCATAAAAAGGGCAGTCATATCAGCACAAACAGCAAGAATACAACCATGGGGTTCAGATCCCATGGCCGGTAAAAGAACCTCAGCAGAATCATATGGCGCCGGCCGGGGAATTGCAATGGTACCCCGTATAAAAGGCGGTCAAAGAGCAGCATTCGTCCCCCAAGCCGTTGGGGGGAGGAAAGCACACCCACCAAAGCCATACAAAAACTACCATGAAAGGATAAACACGAAAGAAAGACGCTTAGCCATCAGATCAGCCATAGCAGCAACAGCCAACAAAGAACTAGTCAAAAAGAGGGGGCATATCATAGACAAAATCCCAGAAATACCACTAGTAGTGGATGACGAACTCTCAAAGATCAAAAAGACAAAAGAGACAAGAAAAATATTCAAAAAACTAGGAATAATAGAGGATATAATAAGGGCGAAAGAAGGTAAAAAGATAAGAGCCGGAAAAGGTAAGATGAGGGGTAGAAAATACAGAACACCTAAAGGACCCCTCATAGTAGTACATGATGATAAAGGCATAAGATTAGGCGCGAGAAACCACCCAGGCATAGACATAGTAAGAGTGGAAAACCTAAACGCAGAATTACTAGCACCAGGCACACACCCTGGCAGACTAACAGTATACACAAAATCTGCAATAGAAAAACTTGACAAACTATTCAAAATAGGGGTGTAA
- a CDS encoding TIGR03576 family pyridoxal phosphate-dependent enzyme, with protein MNMLIKGPEDEILKKEQAFKIIRSTLDEKGREALYDLTGLAGGFPIKKEDKKLLETYIGPAVYEEKLQKLALEHLGGEKAIAFNRTTSGILATIIALTKPGDKIVHYLPESPSHPSIPESAKIRGAEYLEFDNIKEFHIPPGTSLTFITGATMDHKIIEIGEFKRIISLSKKKGIPVMVDDASGARIRTIIYKQPKAIELGADLAITSTDKLMNGPRGGILTGKTRLVNKIKTIAYQFGLEAQPPLIAAMVRALEEFKPSNILKAIKIRDEVHKKLKKVFKGFQKTPTGVMIRPEKIKKEIQRHNVKTRLSSQDTSYLWAMLLLQEHGIITIPAAGMPGASPTLRLDFAAPDAQRLKPAQIAKILEETFQKLLDTIKEPTKAKNILGG; from the coding sequence ATGAACATGCTCATCAAAGGGCCTGAAGATGAAATACTAAAAAAAGAACAAGCATTCAAAATAATCAGATCCACTTTAGATGAAAAGGGTAGAGAGGCTCTATATGACCTCACAGGCCTCGCAGGCGGCTTTCCCATAAAAAAAGAGGACAAAAAACTCCTTGAAACATATATAGGGCCTGCAGTATACGAAGAAAAACTTCAAAAACTGGCATTAGAACATTTGGGGGGAGAGAAGGCCATAGCATTCAACCGTACAACATCAGGGATATTGGCCACCATCATAGCCTTAACAAAACCCGGGGACAAAATTGTACATTACCTCCCAGAGTCCCCATCACACCCATCAATACCAGAAAGTGCCAAAATAAGAGGCGCAGAATACCTAGAATTCGATAATATCAAAGAATTTCACATCCCCCCAGGGACATCTCTCACCTTCATAACAGGAGCCACCATGGACCATAAAATAATAGAGATAGGAGAATTCAAGAGGATAATCAGCCTATCAAAGAAAAAAGGGATACCAGTAATGGTTGATGATGCATCAGGAGCCCGAATAAGGACAATAATATACAAACAACCCAAAGCAATAGAACTAGGAGCAGATCTTGCCATTACAAGCACAGACAAGCTCATGAACGGACCCCGCGGCGGAATACTAACCGGAAAAACCAGACTAGTCAATAAAATAAAAACTATAGCATACCAGTTTGGCCTCGAAGCACAACCACCACTCATAGCAGCGATGGTAAGAGCACTAGAAGAATTCAAACCCTCAAATATCCTCAAAGCCATTAAAATAAGGGACGAAGTGCACAAAAAACTTAAAAAAGTCTTCAAAGGTTTCCAGAAGACCCCCACAGGTGTCATGATCCGCCCAGAGAAGATAAAAAAAGAAATACAAAGACACAATGTTAAAACAAGATTATCCTCACAGGACACATCATACCTCTGGGCCATGCTACTACTCCAAGAACATGGAATAATAACAATACCAGCCGCTGGAATGCCAGGAGCATCCCCAACACTCAGATTAGACTTTGCAGCACCAGACGCACAAAGACTAAAACCGGCCCAGATAGCAAAAATCCTAGAAGAAACATTCCAAAAACTATTAGATACCATAAAGGAACCAACAAAAGCAAAAAATATACTAGGAGGCTAA
- a CDS encoding TIGR00288 family NYN domain-containing protein, producing the protein MRRFEKLTSIRDYIPIRKRESEDKNIGLLVDGPNMLRKEFSLDLDLVKKILSEYGNMRVGKVLLNQYASDKLIEAIVNQGFTPIVVAGDTDVYMAVEAMELIYNPNIDIIALMTRDADFLPIINKAKENGKHTIVIGAEPGFSAALKNAADDAIILKSEEKRSKE; encoded by the coding sequence ATGCGCCGTTTTGAAAAACTAACATCCATTAGAGATTATATACCTATAAGGAAAAGGGAATCTGAGGATAAAAATATTGGGTTGCTTGTTGATGGTCCTAACATGCTTAGGAAGGAGTTCAGCTTAGACCTCGACCTTGTTAAGAAGATATTATCAGAGTATGGTAATATGAGGGTTGGTAAAGTCCTCTTAAACCAATATGCTTCTGATAAGCTCATAGAGGCTATCGTAAACCAGGGATTCACTCCAATTGTCGTCGCGGGTGATACTGATGTTTACATGGCCGTGGAGGCCATGGAACTTATTTATAATCCTAATATTGACATAATAGCATTAATGACTCGTGATGCTGATTTTCTCCCCATAATCAACAAGGCAAAAGAAAATGGCAAACACACCATTGTCATCGGGGCAGAGCCCGGTTTCAGCGCCGCCTTGAAAAATGCCGCTGATGATGCGATAATATTAAAATCCGAAGAAAAAAGGTCAAAGGAATAA